In Vibrio japonicus, the following are encoded in one genomic region:
- a CDS encoding aminoacyl-tRNA deacylase: MTISHRLDHYMAEHDIPFQIVPHSHSNSSLQSGVAAGIPLVNLAKGVVLEDHEGRHIMAVLPANNKISLSRLDDEFSASYHLVKEREIYQMFTDCDHGAVPPVGSPYHMATVCDEMLTHLDYVYLEAGDHETLIKLDQDAFLALIDPIRILRFSSQIFH; this comes from the coding sequence ATGACAATCTCTCACCGACTCGATCACTACATGGCAGAGCACGATATTCCGTTTCAAATTGTGCCCCACAGCCATAGTAACAGCTCATTGCAAAGTGGTGTCGCTGCTGGTATTCCATTGGTGAACTTAGCAAAAGGCGTGGTACTAGAAGATCATGAAGGACGTCATATCATGGCAGTGTTACCTGCCAACAATAAGATAAGCCTGTCCCGATTGGATGATGAATTTAGTGCGTCTTACCACTTAGTCAAAGAGCGTGAAATCTATCAAATGTTTACAGACTGCGATCATGGTGCAGTGCCTCCGGTTGGAAGCCCTTACCATATGGCCACCGTGTGCGATGAAATGCTCACTCACCTTGATTATGTGTATCTAGAAGCGGGTGACCATGAAACGCTTATTAAGTTGGATCAAGATGCGTTCTTGGCGCTCATCGACCCTATCCGAATTT